The following proteins are co-located in the Helicobacter acinonychis genome:
- the gmhA gene encoding D-sedoheptulose 7-phosphate isomerase: protein MINDLIKKEFLAHKEALEKSLESLEESLIQSVQLLIETLENEGKILICGNGGSASDAQHFAAELTGRYKLERKGLSAISLSTDTSVLTAIANDYGYEEVFARQVEALGNPQDILIGISTSGNSKNVLKAYEKAKDLGIKTISLVGRDGGKMKPLSDIALIVPSGDTPRIQEIHILIIHILCDCIERHFAHQN, encoded by the coding sequence ATGATTAATGATTTGATTAAAAAAGAATTTTTAGCCCATAAGGAAGCGTTAGAAAAAAGTTTAGAAAGTTTGGAAGAATCTTTGATCCAAAGCGTCCAACTTTTGATAGAAACTTTAGAAAATGAAGGAAAAATCCTTATTTGCGGTAATGGGGGGAGTGCTAGCGATGCACAGCATTTTGCCGCTGAATTGACTGGGCGCTATAAGTTGGAAAGGAAAGGTTTGAGTGCAATAAGTTTAAGCACGGATACCTCAGTCCTTACTGCCATTGCGAATGATTATGGTTATGAAGAAGTGTTTGCTAGGCAAGTAGAAGCGCTAGGGAATCCACAAGATATTTTGATAGGGATTTCTACAAGCGGTAATTCCAAAAATGTCCTAAAAGCTTATGAAAAAGCTAAAGATTTAGGGATTAAAACGATTAGTTTGGTAGGGCGTGATGGAGGGAAAATGAAGCCTTTAAGCGATATAGCCTTAATTGTCCCAAGTGGTGATACGCCACGAATCCAAGAAATCCATATTCTTATAATCCACATTTTATGCGATTGTATTGAAAGGCATTTCGCTCATCAAAATTAG
- the rfaE1 gene encoding D-glycero-beta-D-manno-heptose-7-phosphate kinase, producing the protein MRKILVIGDLIADYYLWGKSERLSPEAPVPILEVKKESKSLGGAANVANNLISLGAQVFLCGVVGDDLEGKHFINALKIREVDTSGVLIDKTRCTTLKTRIIVQNQQIVRVDKEIKDPLNADLRKNLLDFVAEKIQEMDGIILSDYNKGVLDFKITQTIIALANKHYKLILCDPKGKDYSKYSHASLITPNRFELEQALHLKLDGDANLLKALQILQETYHIAMPLVTLSEQGIAFLEKNELINCPTIAKEVYDVTGAGDTVIASLTLSLLESKNLKEACEFANAAAAVVVGKMGSALASLEEIALILNQTHPKILSLEKLLNILEYNKQKVVFTNGCFDILHKGHASYLQKAKALGDILIVGLNSDASIKRLKGDKRPIVGEKDRAFLLASLSCVDYIVVFEEDTPIGLIQALKPDILVKGADYLDKEVIGSEFAKETCLMAFEEGYSTSAIIEKIKRAYND; encoded by the coding sequence ATGAGAAAAATCTTAGTCATAGGGGATTTGATCGCTGATTATTATTTATGGGGGAAGAGCGAACGCCTTTCGCCTGAAGCCCCTGTGCCTATTTTAGAAGTCAAAAAAGAGAGCAAGAGTTTAGGCGGAGCGGCTAATGTGGCCAATAACCTCATCTCTTTAGGGGCTCAAGTCTTTTTATGTGGGGTAGTGGGCGATGATCTAGAGGGCAAGCATTTCATTAACGCTTTAAAAATAAGAGAGGTTGACACTTCAGGCGTTTTAATAGATAAAACCCGTTGCACCACACTCAAAACGCGCATTATCGTGCAAAACCAGCAAATCGTGCGCGTGGATAAGGAAATCAAAGATCCCTTAAACGCCGATTTAAGAAAGAACCTTTTAGACTTTGTCGCAGAAAAAATCCAAGAAATGGATGGGATTATTCTTTCAGATTACAATAAGGGCGTTTTAGATTTTAAGATCACTCAAACTATCATCGCATTAGCCAACAAACACTACAAGCTCATTTTATGCGACCCTAAAGGGAAAGATTATAGCAAATATTCCCATGCGAGTTTGATCACGCCTAATCGTTTTGAATTGGAGCAAGCGCTTCATTTGAAATTAGACGGCGATGCCAATTTATTGAAAGCGCTTCAAATCTTACAAGAAACTTACCATATTGCCATGCCTTTAGTTACTTTGAGCGAGCAAGGCATCGCTTTTTTAGAAAAAAACGAGCTAATCAATTGCCCCACCATCGCTAAAGAAGTTTATGATGTAACTGGGGCTGGCGATACAGTGATCGCATCTTTAACGCTCTCTTTATTGGAATCAAAAAATCTTAAAGAAGCTTGTGAGTTTGCCAATGCAGCAGCAGCTGTGGTGGTGGGTAAAATGGGGAGTGCGTTAGCGAGTTTGGAAGAAATCGCTTTGATTTTAAACCAAACGCACCCTAAAATCCTTTCTTTAGAAAAGCTTTTAAACATTTTAGAGTATAATAAGCAAAAAGTCGTTTTCACCAATGGTTGTTTTGATATTCTCCATAAAGGGCATGCGAGTTATTTGCAAAAGGCTAAAGCTTTAGGGGATATTCTCATTGTAGGGTTAAATAGCGATGCTTCCATTAAAAGGCTTAAGGGGGATAAACGCCCCATAGTGGGCGAAAAAGACAGAGCGTTTCTTTTAGCGAGTTTGTCTTGCGTGGATTATATCGTGGTGTTTGAAGAAGACACGCCCATAGGATTGATTCAAGCCCTAAAGCCTGATATTTTAGTTAAGGGGGCGGACTATCTTGATAAAGAAGTCATAGGGAGCGAGTTTGCTAAAGAAACTTGTTTGATGGCATTTGAAGAAGGGTATTCTACAAGTGCTATTATAGAAAAAATTAAAAGGGCATACAATGATTAA
- the rfaD gene encoding ADP-glyceromanno-heptose 6-epimerase has product MRYIDDELENQTILITGGAGFVGSNLAFYFQDNHPKAKVIVLDKFRNNTLLSNGCPSSLGHFKNLIGFKGEVITADINNPLDLRRLEKLHFDYLFHQAAISDTTMLDQELVMKTNYQAFLRLLEIAQPKKAKVIYASSAGVYGNTKAPNVVGSNESPENVYGFSKLCMDEFVRSYLSDNIQVGLRYFNVYGPREFYKEKTASMILQLALQAMAFKEVKLFEFGEQLRDFVYIEDVIQANVKAMKAQQSGVYNVGYSQARSYNEIVSILKEHLGDFEVSYIKNPYPFFQEHTQAHLEPTILDLDYTPLYDLESGIKDYLPHIYTIFEGGNA; this is encoded by the coding sequence ATGCGTTATATTGATGATGAATTAGAAAATCAAACTATTTTAATTACCGGTGGGGCTGGTTTTGTGGGCAGTAATCTGGCCTTTTATTTTCAAGATAACCACCCTAAAGCTAAAGTGATCGTTTTAGATAAATTCCGCAACAACACGCTTTTAAGTAATGGTTGCCCGAGTTCTTTGGGGCATTTTAAAAATTTAATCGGTTTTAAGGGTGAAGTGATCACAGCTGATATTAATAACCCTTTAGATTTAAGGCGTTTAGAAAAATTGCATTTTGATTATTTGTTCCACCAAGCCGCTATCTCTGATACAACCATGCTAGATCAAGAATTAGTGATGAAAACCAACTATCAGGCTTTTTTAAGGCTTTTAGAAATCGCCCAACCAAAAAAGGCTAAAGTGATTTACGCTTCTTCAGCAGGCGTTTATGGTAACACAAAAGCCCCCAATGTTGTAGGCTCAAACGAAAGCCCTGAAAATGTTTATGGCTTTTCCAAGCTTTGCATGGACGAATTTGTCCGATCCTATTTAAGCGATAACATTCAAGTGGGCTTGCGATATTTTAATGTCTATGGGCCTAGGGAATTTTATAAGGAAAAAACCGCCTCGATGATCTTACAGCTTGCTTTACAGGCGATGGCGTTCAAGGAAGTTAAGCTTTTTGAATTTGGCGAGCAATTAAGGGATTTTGTCTATATTGAAGATGTGATCCAAGCGAATGTGAAAGCGATGAAAGCTCAACAAAGCGGGGTTTATAATGTGGGCTATTCACAAGCTAGGAGCTATAATGAGATTGTTAGCATTTTAAAAGAGCATTTAGGGGATTTTGAAGTGAGTTATATTAAAAACCCTTATCCTTTTTTCCAAGAGCACACGCAAGCGCATCTTGAACCTACTATTTTGGATTTAGATTACACCCCCTTATACGATTTAGAAAGCGGTATTAAGGATTATTTACCCCATATCTATACAATTTTTGAAGGAGGGAACGCATGA
- the gmhB gene encoding D-glycero-beta-D-manno-heptose 1,7-bisphosphate 7-phosphatase, translated as MTTNKALFLDRDGIINIDKGYVSQKEDFEFQKGIFELLRHAKSLGYKLLLITNQSGINRGYYTLKDFENLTAYLQESLLEELGFNLDGIYFCRHAPEENCTCRKPKPYLILQAAKEHQICLEKSFMIGDKESDMLAGLNAKVKNNLLLSANFLKTSHSWIQCKNLKEMINWIK; from the coding sequence ATGACCACTAACAAAGCCCTTTTTTTAGACAGAGACGGCATTATTAACATTGATAAAGGCTATGTGAGCCAAAAAGAAGATTTTGAATTCCAAAAAGGGATTTTTGAATTGTTAAGGCATGCGAAATCTTTAGGCTATAAACTGCTTTTAATCACCAATCAATCTGGGATCAACCGAGGTTATTACACCCTTAAAGACTTTGAAAACCTTACCGCATATCTCCAAGAAAGCTTGCTTGAAGAATTAGGTTTTAATTTAGATGGTATTTATTTTTGCAGACACGCTCCAGAAGAAAATTGCACTTGCAGAAAGCCAAAACCTTATTTGATTTTACAGGCCGCTAAAGAGCATCAAATTTGTTTGGAAAAATCTTTTATGATAGGCGATAAAGAAAGCGATATGTTAGCCGGCTTGAACGCTAAAGTTAAAAATAATCTCTTATTGAGTGCAAATTTTTTAAAAACTTCTCATTCTTGGATACAATGTAAAAATCTTAAAGAGATGATTAATTGGATTAAATAA
- a CDS encoding sulfite exporter TauE/SafE family protein, with amino-acid sequence MQMMQNLSFLGMFLAALSMSLGHCVGMCGGIVSAFSQIRFSKTTNFSYQLTCHALYNLGRISTYMLLGVMAAGLGHSISVGMGFRGALLMSMGIVLILLALLGSKVEKLSFEIPFISLLMKKTLQFQSVLGLYFLGVLNGFLPCMMVYSFLASVILSHSAFTGAMLGLSFGLGTSVPLFLMGIFLSKISTSYRKFFNLLSKSLMGVFGLYVLYMGIMLINHQTPHVMHHQNGAMHHQNDTTPHQESHHDH; translated from the coding sequence ATGCAAATGATGCAAAATCTGAGTTTTTTAGGCATGTTTTTAGCCGCCTTGAGCATGTCTTTAGGGCATTGTGTGGGCATGTGTGGGGGGATTGTGAGCGCGTTTAGTCAAATAAGATTTTCTAAAACTACAAATTTTTCTTACCAGCTCACTTGCCATGCCCTTTATAATTTAGGGAGGATCAGCACCTACATGCTATTAGGGGTTATGGCGGCAGGTTTGGGGCATAGTATTAGTGTGGGCATGGGTTTTAGGGGTGCTTTATTGATGAGCATGGGGATTGTTTTAATCCTTTTAGCGCTTTTAGGTTCTAAAGTAGAAAAATTAAGCTTTGAAATCCCTTTCATTTCTCTCTTGATGAAAAAAACTTTGCAATTTCAAAGCGTTTTGGGGTTGTATTTTTTAGGTGTGTTGAACGGGTTTTTACCTTGCATGATGGTGTATTCGTTTTTAGCGAGCGTGATTCTTAGTCATAGCGCGTTCACAGGAGCGATGCTAGGCCTTTCTTTTGGGCTTGGCACTAGCGTGCCGTTGTTTTTAATGGGGATTTTTTTGAGTAAAATTTCTACTTCTTATAGGAAATTTTTTAATCTTTTGTCTAAAAGTTTGATGGGGGTTTTTGGGCTTTATGTCCTTTATATGGGGATCATGCTCATTAACCACCAAACACCCCATGTGATGCATCATCAAAACGGTGCAATGCACCACCAAAACGACACCACACCACACCAAGAAAGCCACCATGACCACTAA
- a CDS encoding type III pantothenate kinase gives MPECFKEAKDLILCDIGNTCIHFAQGYQLFSSAKEDLKRLDIQKEIFYISVNEENEKALLDCYPNAKNIAGFFHLETDYIGLGIDRQMACLAVANGVVVDAGSAITIDLIKDSKHLGGCILPGLAQYTHAYRKSAKILEQPFKALDSLEILPKNTRDAVNYGMILSVIACIQHLAKDQKIYLCGGDAKFLSAFLVHSVCKERLVFDGMEIALKKAGILECK, from the coding sequence ATGCCAGAATGTTTTAAAGAAGCAAAAGATTTGATTTTATGCGATATAGGTAATACATGCATCCATTTTGCACAAGGCTATCAGCTCTTTTCAAGCGCTAAAGAAGATTTAAAGCGTTTGGATATTCAAAAAGAAATTTTTTACATTAGCGTGAACGAAGAAAATGAAAAAGCCCTTTTAGATTGTTACCCTAACGCTAAAAATATTGCAGGATTTTTTCATTTAGAAACCGATTATATAGGGCTTGGGATAGACCGGCAAATGGCGTGTTTAGCGGTGGCAAATGGCGTGGTGGTGGATGCGGGGAGTGCAATTACGATAGATTTAATCAAAGATAGTAAGCATTTAGGGGGGTGTATTTTACCTGGGTTAGCCCAATATACCCATGCGTATAGAAAAAGCGCGAAAATTTTAGAGCAACCTTTCAAAGCCTTAGATTCTTTAGAAATTTTACCCAAAAATACTAGAGACGCTGTGAATTATGGCATGATTTTGAGCGTGATTGCTTGTATCCAACATTTAGCCAAAGATCAAAAAATCTATCTTTGTGGGGGCGATGCGAAATTTTTGAGCGCGTTTTTAGTGCATTCTGTTTGTAAGGAGCGCTTGGTTTTTGATGGGATGGAGATCGCTCTTAAAAAAGCGGGGATATTGGAATGCAAATGA
- a CDS encoding plasminogen-binding protein pgbA C-terminal domain-containing protein translates to MNKPFLILLTALIVFSGCNTRKYFKPAKYQIRGEAPFSNHLQESIVSSNRNGAILKNGAVIGRDGLTQLRIGKNFNYESSFLNESQGFFILAQDCLNKIDKKTRKGKVAKSKETELKLKGVESEVQDKACHQVELISSNPNASQKSIIIPLETFALSASVKGNLLGVVLADNSANLYDLNSQKLLFSEKGSPSTAINSLTAMPIFMDTVVVFPMLDGRLLVVDYVHGNPTPIRNIVINSEKFFNNITYLIVDGNNMIASTGKRILSVVSGQEFNYDGDIVDLLYDKGTLYVLTLDGQILQMDKSLRELNSVKLPFASLNTIVLNHNKLYSLEKRGYVIEVDLNDFNSYNIYKIPSIGSFKLFSSNRLDKGVFYGKNRVYYDRYFLDYNEFNPKLYSVVAKPLPKKGKENSPIYLQERHKTREVKQPLKEEKIKPTQGNSGFEEEEIKAKRRDIDQEPNKDQNNANNESNQNKEGNENDATKKDATKSTENENAPISKENAIKKEEPKLSPREEKRRLKGERKKAKAEQRGREFEQRAREQQERDEKELEEKRKALKAK, encoded by the coding sequence ATGAACAAACCATTTTTAATCTTACTGACAGCCTTGATTGTCTTTAGTGGCTGTAATACGAGGAAATATTTCAAACCCGCCAAATACCAGATTAGAGGCGAAGCACCTTTTTCTAACCACTTGCAAGAGAGTATTGTGTCGTCCAATCGTAATGGAGCGATTTTAAAAAATGGGGCGGTGATAGGTCGTGATGGTTTGACGCAGTTAAGAATCGGTAAGAATTTCAATTATGAAAGCAGTTTTTTAAATGAGAGTCAAGGGTTTTTTATTCTCGCGCAAGATTGTTTGAATAAGATTGATAAAAAAACAAGAAAAGGCAAGGTGGCTAAAAGTAAAGAAACGGAGCTAAAATTAAAGGGCGTTGAATCAGAAGTTCAAGATAAAGCCTGCCACCAGGTGGAATTGATTAGCTCTAACCCTAACGCTAGCCAAAAATCCATCATTATCCCTTTGGAGACTTTTGCTTTGAGCGCGAGCGTTAAGGGGAATCTTTTGGGGGTGGTGTTAGCGGATAATTCAGCGAATTTATACGATCTAAATTCTCAAAAACTGCTTTTTAGCGAGAAAGGTTCTCCAAGCACTGCGATCAATTCCTTGACGGCGATGCCTATTTTTATGGACACGGTCGTGGTGTTCCCTATGTTAGATGGGCGCTTATTGGTCGTGGATTATGTGCATGGAAACCCTACACCTATCAGGAATATCGTGATCAATAGCGAGAAATTTTTCAACAATATCACTTACCTTATTGTAGATGGCAATAATATGATCGCTTCTACGGGAAAACGCATCCTCTCGGTGGTGAGCGGTCAAGAGTTCAACTACGATGGGGATATTGTGGATTTGCTCTATGATAAGGGGACTCTATACGTGCTCACGCTGGATGGGCAGATCTTGCAAATGGATAAGAGTTTGAGGGAATTAAACAGCGTGAAATTACCCTTTGCTTCGCTCAATACGATTGTATTAAACCACAATAAATTGTATTCTTTAGAAAAGCGTGGCTATGTGATAGAAGTGGATTTGAATGATTTTAACTCGTATAATATATATAAAATCCCATCTATCGGCAGTTTTAAGCTTTTTTCATCCAATCGTTTGGATAAAGGGGTGTTTTATGGTAAAAATCGGGTGTATTATGACCGCTATTTTTTAGATTATAACGAGTTTAACCCCAAGCTTTACTCCGTTGTGGCAAAACCTTTACCTAAAAAAGGAAAAGAAAATTCTCCGATTTATTTGCAAGAAAGGCATAAAACTAGAGAAGTGAAACAGCCTTTAAAAGAGGAAAAAATCAAACCAACTCAAGGGAATAGCGGTTTTGAAGAAGAAGAGATTAAGGCTAAAAGGCGCGATATAGATCAAGAACCCAACAAGGATCAAAATAACGCCAACAATGAAAGCAATCAAAATAAAGAGGGCAACGAAAACGACGCCACTAAAAAAGACGCAACAAAAAGCACTGAAAATGAAAACGCCCCTATTTCAAAAGAGAATGCTATTAAAAAAGAAGAGCCAAAACTCAGCCCTAGAGAAGAAAAACGCCGTTTGAAGGGAGAAAGGAAAAAAGCCAAAGCCGAACAAAGGGGTAGGGAATTTGAACAAAGAGCGAGGGAGCAACAAGAAAGAGATGAAAAAGAGCTTGAAGAAAAAAGAAAGGCTTTAAAAGCGAAGTGA
- the dut gene encoding dUTP diphosphatase — MKIKIQKIHPNALIPKYQTEGSSGFDLHAVENAVIKPHSVGLVRIGICLSLEVGYELQVRTRSGLALNHQVMVLNSPGTVDNDYRGEIKVILANLSDKDFTIQVGDRIAQGVVQKTYKAEFIECEQLDETSRGSGGFGSTGVSKA, encoded by the coding sequence ATGAAAATTAAAATCCAAAAAATCCACCCAAACGCCCTTATCCCTAAATACCAAACTGAAGGTTCTTCAGGCTTTGATTTGCATGCGGTAGAAAATGCAGTGATCAAACCTCATAGCGTGGGGTTAGTGAGGATAGGGATTTGTTTGTCTTTAGAGGTGGGGTATGAATTGCAGGTGCGTACCCGTAGCGGTCTAGCGTTGAACCATCAAGTGATGGTGTTGAATTCTCCTGGCACGGTGGATAATGATTATAGGGGCGAAATTAAGGTCATTTTAGCGAATTTGAGCGATAAAGATTTTACAATCCAAGTAGGGGATAGGATCGCTCAAGGGGTGGTTCAAAAAACTTATAAAGCCGAATTTATAGAATGCGAACAATTAGATGAAACTTCAAGGGGGAGTGGGGGGTTTGGCAGCACAGGAGTGAGCAAGGCATGA
- the greA gene encoding transcription elongation factor GreA produces the protein MNREPMSMHGYNKICAELKQLKEVERPNIVKEIDIARGHGDLKENAEYHAAKEKQRFIEARIVDLSEIISNAQVIDPGALMHNKVSFGSTIKILNLDNDKEFSYTIVGSVESDPAKGLISFGSPIAKSLIGKSKGDVASIQLPNGESDFEILDIYYKEICFDEN, from the coding sequence ATGAATAGAGAACCTATGAGTATGCATGGATACAATAAAATCTGTGCGGAATTGAAGCAATTAAAAGAGGTGGAACGGCCTAATATTGTGAAAGAAATTGATATTGCTAGAGGGCATGGGGATTTGAAAGAAAACGCTGAATACCATGCCGCTAAAGAAAAACAACGCTTCATTGAGGCAAGAATCGTGGATTTGAGCGAGATCATTTCTAACGCTCAAGTGATTGACCCAGGTGCTTTGATGCATAATAAAGTGAGTTTTGGAAGCACGATTAAAATCCTTAATTTAGATAACGATAAAGAGTTTTCTTATACGATAGTAGGGAGCGTAGAGAGTGATCCGGCTAAAGGGTTGATTTCTTTTGGTTCGCCGATCGCTAAGAGTTTGATCGGTAAGAGCAAGGGTGATGTGGCAAGCATTCAATTACCTAATGGGGAGAGCGATTTTGAAATTTTAGACATTTATTATAAAGAGATTTGTTTTGATGAAAATTAA
- the lpxB gene encoding lipid-A-disaccharide synthase, which translates to MPTILVSALETSSNVHLEELRRNLPKDYRFIGVFEGSGALYSPREFSVMGFRDVIGRLGFLFKVYKEMIQLAKQADMVLLMDSSSFNIPLAKKIKKQDSHKKIMYYILPQVWAWKKWRAKTLEKYCDFLGAILPFEVSYYQKKAQYVGHPLLDEIKYYKKDIKGETLVFMPGSRKSEIAKIFPLFVEVARILEQNEGFKRRVLVVPSFFKGLDLKALYGEGIEWFEISYDAHKSLFEAEFAFICSGTATLEAALIGTPFVLAYRAKTMDFLIARMFVNLHYIGLANIFYNALNDETPGLGESQLHPELIQHFLSVESLIRAYKDMDRERYFKESLKLREYLMHGSARKIASEIAFLLNLT; encoded by the coding sequence ATGCCCACAATTTTAGTGAGCGCTTTAGAAACGAGCTCCAATGTGCATTTGGAGGAATTACGCCGTAATTTGCCTAAAGATTATCGTTTCATTGGCGTGTTTGAAGGTAGTGGTGCGCTTTATAGCCCAAGGGAATTTTCTGTCATGGGTTTTAGAGATGTGATAGGCCGTTTAGGGTTTTTATTCAAAGTGTATAAAGAAATGATCCAATTAGCCAAGCAAGCGGACATGGTGCTTTTAATGGATTCTTCTTCTTTTAATATCCCCCTAGCCAAAAAGATCAAAAAGCAAGACTCTCATAAAAAAATCATGTATTATATTTTACCACAAGTTTGGGCATGGAAGAAATGGCGCGCTAAAACCCTTGAAAAATATTGCGATTTTTTGGGCGCGATTTTGCCTTTTGAAGTGAGTTATTACCAAAAAAAAGCCCAATATGTAGGACACCCCTTACTAGATGAAATTAAATATTATAAAAAAGATATTAAGGGCGAAACTTTAGTTTTTATGCCGGGGAGTAGAAAAAGTGAAATCGCTAAAATATTCCCTTTGTTTGTTGAAGTGGCTCGCATTTTAGAACAAAACGAAGGGTTTAAAAGGCGTGTGTTGGTAGTGCCAAGTTTCTTTAAGGGGTTGGATTTAAAAGCTCTTTATGGAGAAGGCATTGAATGGTTTGAAATTTCTTATGATGCACATAAGAGTTTATTTGAAGCGGAGTTTGCATTCATTTGCAGCGGCACAGCGACTTTAGAAGCCGCTCTTATTGGCACGCCTTTTGTGTTAGCGTATAGGGCTAAAACGATGGATTTTTTGATCGCTAGAATGTTTGTCAATTTGCATTACATAGGATTAGCCAATATCTTTTATAACGCCTTAAATGATGAGACTCCAGGGCTTGGGGAGAGCCAGTTACACCCAGAGTTGATCCAGCATTTTTTGAGCGTGGAGAGTTTGATTAGGGCTTATAAGGACATGGATAGAGAGCGTTATTTTAAAGAAAGCTTGAAATTGAGAGAATATTTAATGCATGGGAGCGCGAGAAAAATCGCTAGTGAAATAGCTTTTTTGCTGAATTTAACTTAA
- the mua gene encoding nickel-binding protein Mua: MQEAELNAYQQEIKDTREVLKKIRLELKQVQEILRKKKNNLKGLKQQIYQKKLEEENLNQKLPHIEEEWIFPKALEEVEICTDDNQVMMAKPSKRVFNEELYLQYRSVLRENRLLKNHLSKKDFEIALLKIELRDLHKEIKLYQVQNLLEDK, from the coding sequence ATGCAAGAAGCCGAGTTGAACGCCTACCAGCAAGAAATTAAAGACACTAGAGAAGTTTTAAAAAAAATCCGTTTGGAATTGAAACAAGTCCAAGAGATATTGCGTAAGAAAAAAAATAACTTAAAAGGTTTGAAGCAACAAATCTATCAAAAAAAATTAGAAGAAGAAAATTTGAACCAAAAATTGCCCCACATAGAAGAAGAATGGATTTTCCCTAAAGCCCTTGAAGAAGTGGAGATTTGCACTGATGATAATCAAGTAATGATGGCTAAACCAAGCAAGCGCGTGTTTAATGAAGAGCTTTACTTGCAATACCGCAGTGTTTTGCGCGAAAACAGGCTCCTTAAAAACCATCTCTCTAAAAAAGATTTTGAAATTGCGTTGCTCAAAATTGAATTAAGGGATTTGCATAAAGAAATCAAGCTCTATCAAGTCCAAAACCTTTTGGAAGACAAATAA
- the hypA gene encoding hydrogenase/urease nickel incorporation protein HypA, translated as MHEYSVVSSLIALCEEHAKKNQAHKIERVVVGIGERSAMDKSLFVSAFETFREESLVCKDAVLDIVDEKVELECKDCSHVFKPNALDYGVCEKCHSKNVVITQGNEMRLLSLEMLAE; from the coding sequence ATGCATGAATACTCGGTCGTTTCTTCTTTAATCGCTCTTTGCGAAGAGCATGCGAAGAAAAATCAAGCCCATAAGATTGAAAGAGTCGTGGTCGGTATTGGCGAAAGAAGTGCCATGGATAAGAGCTTGTTTGTGAGCGCGTTTGAGACTTTTAGAGAAGAATCTTTGGTATGTAAAGACGCTGTTTTAGACATTGTGGATGAAAAGGTTGAGTTAGAATGCAAGGATTGTTCGCATGTTTTTAAGCCTAACGCTTTGGATTATGGGGTGTGTGAAAAATGCCACAGCAAAAATGTAGTCATCACTCAAGGCAATGAAATGCGTTTGTTGTCTTTGGAAATGTTAGCGGAATAA